In Panthera leo isolate Ple1 chromosome E3, P.leo_Ple1_pat1.1, whole genome shotgun sequence, a genomic segment contains:
- the DEXI gene encoding dexamethasone-induced protein: MPGARVAAHLDALGPLVPYVPPSLLPSMFYVGLFFVNVLILYYAFLMEYIVLNVGLVFLPEDMDQALVDLGVLSDPGSGLYDADSELDVFDGYLE; this comes from the coding sequence ATGCCCGGCGCCCGGGTCGCGGCCCACCTGGACGCGCTGGGCCCCCTGGTCCCCTACGTGCCGCCGTCGCTGCTGCCCTCTATGTTCTACGTGGGCCTGTTTTTCGTCAATGTGCTGATCCTATACTACGCCTTCCTCATGGAGTACATTGTCCTCAATGTGGGCCTCGTCTTCCTGCCCGAGGACATGGACCAGGCGCTCGTGGACCTCGGCGTGCTCTCCGACCCCGGTTCGGGCCTCTACGATGCCGACTCGGAGCTCGATGTCTTCGATGGTTACTTGGAGTAG